A single genomic interval of Paenibacillus sp. J23TS9 harbors:
- a CDS encoding organic hydroperoxide resistance protein, protein MEALYTATTTVRGGREGSVTSSDGVLKHDLSMPKELGGSGGSGTNPEQLFSAGYGACYESALANIARKEGVSLHDVEINSNVMIGKDESDGGFRLSVRMDIKMPGIERSQAEDLAKKAHDFCPYSKATRGNIDVELNVV, encoded by the coding sequence ATGGAAGCACTATACACAGCTACAACAACAGTACGTGGTGGACGTGAAGGTTCGGTCACATCATCCGACGGTGTCCTGAAGCATGATCTCAGCATGCCGAAGGAGCTTGGAGGCTCCGGCGGCAGCGGTACCAACCCAGAGCAGCTATTTTCTGCAGGCTATGGAGCCTGCTACGAAAGCGCGCTGGCTAATATCGCTCGCAAAGAAGGCGTATCTCTCCATGACGTGGAGATTAACTCTAATGTAATGATTGGCAAGGATGAAAGCGATGGCGGATTCCGCCTTTCTGTTCGAATGGACATTAAAATGCCGGGAATCGAACGGTCTCAGGCAGAAGATCTCGCCAAGAAGGCGCATGATTTCTGCCCATATTCCAAAGCAACCCGCGGAAACATCGATGTGGAGCTGAACGTCGTTTAA